In Gemmata obscuriglobus, a single genomic region encodes these proteins:
- a CDS encoding ISAs1-like element ISGob5 family transposase, with translation MSAAPGPRPLIEYLSQIPDPRVELKCFHDLIDVLMIVTCGTIVGADDFVSIAEFARAKESWFRDRLGLTLRNGIPSHDTLNRVFALVRPEAFGRCFRAWVADAAEGLRVPHIPIDGKTMRGSKRVTGTGARKATHIVSAWAQQLGLTLAQVKTDEKSNEITAIPELLERLDLAGALVSIDAMGTQKDIAQQIVAAKGDYLLAVKDNQPRLLEDIQRLAEGALEASYAGRSTDLNEGTGHGREEMRFCFVIDDLESIRDRNVWPRLRSVVVLVSSRTVAGRTSDEVRYYISSRKASAKRFQTWIRAHWCIENSCHWVLDVAFREDDHRLREGHGPQNMALVRKIALAMLKKANAKCGIKNRRLKAGWDNTYLEQVLLKNPED, from the coding sequence ATGAGTGCCGCCCCCGGCCCACGCCCGTTAATCGAGTACCTGTCCCAGATCCCGGATCCGCGGGTCGAGTTGAAGTGCTTCCACGACTTGATTGATGTACTCATGATCGTGACCTGTGGGACGATCGTCGGGGCCGATGACTTCGTGTCGATCGCCGAGTTCGCGCGGGCCAAGGAGTCCTGGTTCCGGGACCGGCTGGGGCTGACGCTGCGCAACGGGATTCCGTCCCACGACACCCTCAACCGGGTGTTCGCGCTGGTCCGCCCGGAGGCGTTCGGGCGGTGCTTCCGGGCGTGGGTCGCGGACGCCGCCGAGGGCCTCCGGGTGCCCCACATCCCGATCGACGGGAAGACCATGCGGGGGTCCAAGCGGGTCACCGGCACGGGGGCTCGCAAGGCCACACACATCGTCAGCGCATGGGCTCAGCAGTTGGGCCTCACGTTGGCCCAGGTGAAGACCGACGAGAAGTCCAACGAGATCACCGCGATCCCGGAACTGCTGGAGCGGCTGGACCTCGCGGGGGCCCTGGTGAGCATCGACGCGATGGGCACCCAGAAGGACATCGCCCAGCAGATCGTGGCCGCCAAGGGGGACTACCTGCTGGCGGTCAAGGACAACCAGCCGCGGCTGCTCGAGGACATCCAGCGGTTGGCCGAGGGGGCCCTAGAGGCGAGCTACGCGGGCCGCTCGACCGACCTCAACGAAGGAACGGGCCACGGGCGCGAGGAGATGCGGTTCTGCTTCGTGATCGACGACCTGGAGTCGATCCGGGACCGGAATGTGTGGCCCCGGTTGCGGTCCGTCGTGGTGCTCGTCAGCAGCCGCACGGTCGCCGGTAGGACGAGCGACGAGGTGCGGTATTACATCAGCTCGCGGAAGGCATCGGCCAAGCGGTTCCAAACGTGGATCCGGGCTCATTGGTGCATCGAGAATTCATGCCATTGGGTGCTGGATGTCGCGTTCCGAGAAGACGACCACCGACTCCGTGAAGGGCACGGCCCGCAGAATATGGCCCTCGTGCGCAAGATCGCCTTGGCGATGTTGAAGAAGGCAAACGCCAAATGTGGGATCAAGAA